A stretch of Dietzia lutea DNA encodes these proteins:
- a CDS encoding MCE family protein, whose amino-acid sequence MSSTRKRLLATLFVVIAVAFVATTIAIYNRAFTASDSVTMVTDDMAYSLPVDADVKARGVLVGRVSGVEPDGDLVRVNMEFEPDFMGQLPANISGRLLPKTLFGERYVDLGFPDQPAGALEPGATIEQDTRGNAVELGRVLDGLLPVLEAVPPQKLAGTLGALNQALAGRGDEIGASLVEIGQVFEGITEEMPALESGLQDLATFSQTYSEALPDLIHALDALRTTGDTVIQRRTDIADGLQRISTSADVLTGFLANNRTDLIALAADSRTSLEYLAEYSPALPCTVENFMVALDRSDAILGVGDPHPGIRVTIEVVNPKGRYVPNQDEPRFFDTRGPRCYEPAQEPDIFPMAPGGAIADGSFQPPSRNPGPQSMPTLPNPLDLDGPVPSIRSRGSVPAAPGRAVPEQPNLPFPSTVTAGRDADVMAMAYAGSPLETDTVRTVYGVASARDAAEIPGWVGALGAPALRGTEVAFK is encoded by the coding sequence ATGTCATCGACACGCAAGCGACTCCTGGCGACTCTGTTCGTCGTCATCGCCGTGGCGTTCGTCGCGACCACGATCGCGATCTACAACCGCGCGTTCACCGCGTCCGACAGCGTCACCATGGTCACCGACGACATGGCCTACTCACTGCCCGTGGACGCCGATGTCAAGGCCCGCGGAGTCCTGGTCGGACGGGTCTCCGGGGTTGAGCCCGACGGCGACCTGGTGCGCGTGAACATGGAGTTCGAGCCGGACTTCATGGGTCAGCTCCCGGCCAACATCAGCGGCCGGCTCCTGCCCAAGACACTGTTCGGCGAGCGCTACGTGGACCTCGGCTTCCCCGACCAGCCGGCGGGCGCGCTCGAGCCCGGCGCCACCATCGAGCAGGACACGCGCGGCAACGCGGTCGAACTCGGCCGGGTCCTCGACGGGTTGCTGCCCGTGCTCGAGGCCGTGCCCCCGCAGAAGCTCGCGGGCACTCTCGGTGCGCTCAACCAGGCGCTGGCCGGCCGTGGCGACGAGATCGGGGCGAGCCTGGTGGAGATCGGCCAGGTCTTCGAGGGCATCACCGAGGAGATGCCCGCCCTGGAGTCCGGACTGCAGGACCTCGCGACCTTCTCCCAGACGTACTCCGAGGCGCTGCCCGATCTCATCCACGCCCTCGACGCCCTGCGGACCACCGGCGACACGGTCATCCAGCGGCGTACCGACATCGCGGACGGACTCCAGCGCATCAGCACCTCCGCCGATGTGCTCACCGGGTTCCTGGCGAACAACCGCACGGACCTCATCGCCCTGGCGGCCGACTCGCGGACCTCGCTGGAGTACCTCGCCGAATACTCGCCGGCCCTGCCGTGCACGGTGGAGAACTTCATGGTCGCCCTGGACCGCTCCGATGCGATCCTCGGCGTGGGGGACCCGCACCCGGGCATCCGGGTGACCATCGAGGTGGTGAACCCGAAGGGGCGGTACGTGCCCAACCAGGACGAGCCGCGGTTCTTCGACACGCGCGGTCCGCGCTGCTACGAACCGGCCCAGGAGCCCGACATCTTCCCCATGGCACCCGGCGGGGCGATCGCCGACGGCTCCTTCCAGCCGCCGTCGCGTAACCCCGGCCCGCAGAGCATGCCGACGTTGCCCAACCCGCTGGACCTCGACGGTCCGGTCCCGTCCATCCGGAGCCGGGGCTCCGTCCCCGCGGCGCCCGGACGCGCGGTGCCCGAGCAGCCGAATCTGCCGTTCCCGTCGACCGTGACCGCCGGGCGGGACGCGGACGTCATGGCCATGGCCTACGCCGGGTCCCCGCTCGAGACCGACACCGTCCGCACGGTCTACGGCGTCGCCTCCGCCCGTGACGCCGCCGAGATCCCGGGCTGGGTCGGCGCCCTCGGCGCCCCGGCGCTCCGCGGGACGGAGGTGGCCTTCAAGTGA